From Mus pahari chromosome 20, PAHARI_EIJ_v1.1, whole genome shotgun sequence, the proteins below share one genomic window:
- the Ccdc130 gene encoding coiled-coil domain-containing protein 130 isoform X1: MGERKGQNKYYPPDFNPEKHGSLNRYHNSHPLRERARKLSQGILVIRFEMPYNIWCDGCKNHIGMGVRYNAEKKKVGNYYTTPIYRFRMKCHLCVNYIEMQTDPANCDYVIVSGASRKEERWDMEDNEQVLTTEHEKKEKLETDAMFRLEHGEADRSTLKKALPTLCHIQEAQNAWKDDFALNSMLRRHFREKKKAMQEEEEKDQALQAKANLAIPLVPESEDDRRLAALLRLHTLDSYEDKQRMKRTEIIHRSWFPSAQGPGASNSKASSVLKKLCQGRRPPPSSTGTVGDLGIVRRKSRDIPESPQCAADNPLSEEQRGPPGTTQDSKTSESKRNCSDQALPLGSSQEDLLHPSTPNASLVADYSDSESE; the protein is encoded by the exons GGTGAAAGGAAAGGCCAGAACAAATACTATCCCCCGGACTTCAACCCCGAAAAG CATGGCTCTCTCAACCGATACCACAACAGCCACCCACTTCGAGAACGGGCTCGGAAGCTATCACAAGGCATCCTTGTTATCCG ATTTGAAATGCCATACAACATCTGGTGTGACGGCTGTAAGAACCACATCGGCATGG GTGTGCGCTACAatgcagaaaagaagaaagttggCAATTATTACACGACTCCAATCTACAG GTTCAGGATGAAATGCCACCTCTGTGTCAACTACATCGAGATGCAAACAGACCCTGCCAACTGTGACTATGTCATCGTGAGTGGTGCCAGTCGCAAGGAGGAGCGTTGGGACATGGAAGACAACGAGCAGGTGCTGACCACAG AgcatgagaagaaagagaagctggagaCGGATGCCATGTTCCGCCTAGAGCATGGTGAGGCTGACCGCAGCACGCTGAAGAAGGCCCTCCCCACACTCTGCCACATCCAGGAGGCACAGAATGCCTGGAAGGATGACTTTGCTCTGAATAGCATGCTGCGGAGGCACTTCCGG gagaagaagaaagccatgcaggaggaggaagagaaggaccaGGCACTGCAGGCAAAAGCCAACCTAGCCATCCCTCTTGTGCCAGAGTCAGAGGATGACCGCAGGCTGGCTGCCCTGCTGAGGCTGCACACCCTGGACT CATATGAGGACAAGCAGCGAATGAAGCGGACGGAGATCATCCACCGCTCTTGGTTCCCCTCAGCCCAGGGACCCGGTGCTAGCAACAGCAAAGCGAGCAGCGTCCTGAAGAAGCTGTGCCAGGGCCGCAGACCACCCCCCAGCAGCACAGGCACAGTGGGGGACCTGGGCATAGTGAGGAGAAAGTCTCGAGACATTCCAGAAAGTCCTCAGTGTGCAGCAGACAACCCCTTGTCAGAAGAACAAAGAGGGCCACCAGGAACCACCCAGGACAGCAAGACATCAGAATCTAAGAGAAACTGTAGTGATCAGGCCTTGCCCCTAGGTTCCTCCCAGGAGGACCTGCTGCACCCCAGCACCCCCAACGCCTCCCTGGTGGCTGACTACTCTGACTCGGAGAGCGAGTGA
- the Ccdc130 gene encoding coiled-coil domain-containing protein 130 isoform X2, whose amino-acid sequence MGVRYNAEKKKVGNYYTTPIYRFRMKCHLCVNYIEMQTDPANCDYVIVSGASRKEERWDMEDNEQVLTTEHEKKEKLETDAMFRLEHGEADRSTLKKALPTLCHIQEAQNAWKDDFALNSMLRRHFREKKKAMQEEEEKDQALQAKANLAIPLVPESEDDRRLAALLRLHTLDSYEDKQRMKRTEIIHRSWFPSAQGPGASNSKASSVLKKLCQGRRPPPSSTGTVGDLGIVRRKSRDIPESPQCAADNPLSEEQRGPPGTTQDSKTSESKRNCSDQALPLGSSQEDLLHPSTPNASLVADYSDSESE is encoded by the exons ATGG GTGTGCGCTACAatgcagaaaagaagaaagttggCAATTATTACACGACTCCAATCTACAG GTTCAGGATGAAATGCCACCTCTGTGTCAACTACATCGAGATGCAAACAGACCCTGCCAACTGTGACTATGTCATCGTGAGTGGTGCCAGTCGCAAGGAGGAGCGTTGGGACATGGAAGACAACGAGCAGGTGCTGACCACAG AgcatgagaagaaagagaagctggagaCGGATGCCATGTTCCGCCTAGAGCATGGTGAGGCTGACCGCAGCACGCTGAAGAAGGCCCTCCCCACACTCTGCCACATCCAGGAGGCACAGAATGCCTGGAAGGATGACTTTGCTCTGAATAGCATGCTGCGGAGGCACTTCCGG gagaagaagaaagccatgcaggaggaggaagagaaggaccaGGCACTGCAGGCAAAAGCCAACCTAGCCATCCCTCTTGTGCCAGAGTCAGAGGATGACCGCAGGCTGGCTGCCCTGCTGAGGCTGCACACCCTGGACT CATATGAGGACAAGCAGCGAATGAAGCGGACGGAGATCATCCACCGCTCTTGGTTCCCCTCAGCCCAGGGACCCGGTGCTAGCAACAGCAAAGCGAGCAGCGTCCTGAAGAAGCTGTGCCAGGGCCGCAGACCACCCCCCAGCAGCACAGGCACAGTGGGGGACCTGGGCATAGTGAGGAGAAAGTCTCGAGACATTCCAGAAAGTCCTCAGTGTGCAGCAGACAACCCCTTGTCAGAAGAACAAAGAGGGCCACCAGGAACCACCCAGGACAGCAAGACATCAGAATCTAAGAGAAACTGTAGTGATCAGGCCTTGCCCCTAGGTTCCTCCCAGGAGGACCTGCTGCACCCCAGCACCCCCAACGCCTCCCTGGTGGCTGACTACTCTGACTCGGAGAGCGAGTGA
- the Ccdc130 gene encoding coiled-coil domain-containing protein 130 isoform X3 has translation MGERKGQNKYYPPDFNPEKHGSLNRYHNSHPLRERARKLSQGILVIRFEMPYNIWCDGCKNHIGMGVRYNAEKKKVGNYYTTPIYRFRMKCHLCVNYIEMQTDPANCDYVIVSGASRKEERWDMEDNEQVLTTEHEKKEKLETDAMFRLEHGEADRSTLKKALPTLCHIQEAQNAWKDDFALNSMLRRHFRHMRTSSE, from the exons GGTGAAAGGAAAGGCCAGAACAAATACTATCCCCCGGACTTCAACCCCGAAAAG CATGGCTCTCTCAACCGATACCACAACAGCCACCCACTTCGAGAACGGGCTCGGAAGCTATCACAAGGCATCCTTGTTATCCG ATTTGAAATGCCATACAACATCTGGTGTGACGGCTGTAAGAACCACATCGGCATGG GTGTGCGCTACAatgcagaaaagaagaaagttggCAATTATTACACGACTCCAATCTACAG GTTCAGGATGAAATGCCACCTCTGTGTCAACTACATCGAGATGCAAACAGACCCTGCCAACTGTGACTATGTCATCGTGAGTGGTGCCAGTCGCAAGGAGGAGCGTTGGGACATGGAAGACAACGAGCAGGTGCTGACCACAG AgcatgagaagaaagagaagctggagaCGGATGCCATGTTCCGCCTAGAGCATGGTGAGGCTGACCGCAGCACGCTGAAGAAGGCCCTCCCCACACTCTGCCACATCCAGGAGGCACAGAATGCCTGGAAGGATGACTTTGCTCTGAATAGCATGCTGCGGAGGCACTTCCGG CATATGAGGACAAGCAGCGAATGA